The following are from one region of the Candidatus Acidulodesulfobacterium ferriphilum genome:
- a CDS encoding ABC transporter ATP-binding protein has translation MSTNLEIKDLTVRLYPKKYAGRYINVIDSVDLYVNGGEIAAVVGESGSGKSFLGLSIMRLNPPNVSEVVSGFVKIRCPAEKEALDIIRLNPKNLPSVRGRLVSIVFQDPNTSLNPVIKIGEQITEAIFAHKKISKPEAKEIAISYLNRMNIDGKARFNAYPHELSGGMRQRVMIAMAMVLNPCFLIADEPTTALDVTTSLQVLSLIEKIKLESNLGIIFITHDLSIAKNISDKIYVFYAGQVMESGKTEEIMDNPLHPYTISLINSVPSLAADYMPKQKLFTIPGYLTRDDFAEGKCRFYARCFKRDENCLKNIPLNGINGERFVRCVKWKKK, from the coding sequence ATGTCAACAAACCTTGAAATAAAAGACCTGACCGTAAGATTGTATCCCAAAAAATATGCGGGCAGATATATAAATGTGATCGATTCCGTGGATTTATATGTGAACGGCGGCGAAATTGCGGCCGTCGTCGGGGAATCAGGGAGCGGCAAATCGTTTTTAGGGCTTTCCATTATGAGATTAAACCCGCCCAATGTCTCCGAAGTAGTTTCCGGTTTTGTTAAAATAAGATGTCCGGCAGAAAAAGAGGCACTGGACATTATAAGGTTAAATCCAAAAAATCTCCCCTCAGTGAGGGGCAGGTTGGTATCTATTGTATTTCAAGACCCTAATACTTCGCTAAACCCGGTCATTAAAATAGGGGAACAGATTACCGAGGCAATATTTGCCCATAAAAAAATAAGCAAACCAGAGGCAAAAGAAATTGCAATTTCTTATCTTAACCGTATGAACATCGACGGGAAGGCAAGGTTTAACGCATACCCTCATGAATTATCTGGGGGTATGAGGCAGCGGGTTATGATTGCAATGGCTATGGTGCTTAATCCCTGTTTTTTAATCGCCGACGAACCCACCACGGCGCTAGATGTTACCACATCCTTACAGGTTTTAAGCCTTATCGAAAAGATAAAACTCGAATCGAATCTGGGAATTATTTTTATAACGCACGACTTAAGCATTGCAAAAAATATATCCGATAAGATTTATGTATTTTATGCCGGACAGGTAATGGAATCCGGAAAAACGGAGGAAATTATGGATAACCCTTTGCATCCCTATACAATTTCTTTGATTAACAGCGTCCCCTCTTTAGCTGCGGATTATATGCCGAAGCAAAAGCTGTTTACGATACCGGGTTATTTGACAAGAGATGATTTTGCGGAAGGAAAATGCAGGTTTTATGCCAGATGTTTTAAAAGGGATGAAAATTGCTTAAAAAACATCCCCTTAAACGGAATAAACGGGGAAAGATTTGTCAGGTGCGTCAAATGGAAAAAGAAATAA
- the polX gene encoding DNA polymerase/3'-5' exonuclease PolX, translated as MTNSEIARVFEQIAEILEIKGENPFKIRAYLNASRVINQLGESLSDIAGENGLINIPGIGKDLSLKIKELIKTGHLAYYDELAGSIPQGVLELIKLRGLGPKKANMLYENFHIKSIDGLYNAILSNKLTKMHGFGEKTIENLKESIEEYRTFSQRFLYVFAQEEASAFVDYLKNTPYKLAGVIAIAGSLRRKMETVGDIDIVASVKEKDKQVFTERFVNYDKVLRIESTGETKISVILKSGIHVDLRIVQDEDFVYALHHFTGSKLHNEELRTLVKKDGYKINEYGIFRDRGIDNASNKVKVANEIEFYNVFGMQFIPPELREGTGEIDAALSRGIPELVEEKDLQGIFHVHTTYTDGKDSLEDMVKASLKNGYKYVGISDHSVSAHYANGLDRSNLGSQIEYIDRLNDKYKGKIKIFKGIESDILADGGLDYDDETLSMLDFVIASVHSKFNMPEAQMTERIINAVKNPYTTMIGHLTGRLLLERKGYAVNVSKVLDYASKYRTIIELNANPKRLDIDWRHIKEAVSKSVLIAINPDAHNVSSIYFAGYGVNAARKGWAKKADILNTRSASEVMNIFKDIRDYKLKLR; from the coding sequence ATGACAAATAGTGAAATTGCAAGGGTTTTCGAGCAAATTGCCGAGATTCTCGAAATAAAGGGGGAAAATCCTTTCAAGATACGCGCTTATTTAAATGCGTCGCGCGTTATTAATCAGCTGGGCGAAAGCCTCTCGGATATAGCAGGAGAAAACGGTTTAATTAATATTCCGGGAATTGGGAAGGATCTTTCTTTAAAAATAAAGGAGCTTATAAAAACAGGACATCTTGCCTATTATGACGAGCTTGCAGGTTCAATCCCTCAGGGAGTATTAGAGTTAATTAAGCTAAGAGGATTGGGGCCAAAAAAGGCAAATATGCTATATGAAAATTTCCATATAAAGAGTATAGACGGCCTTTATAACGCGATTTTATCGAATAAACTGACAAAAATGCATGGTTTTGGCGAAAAAACGATAGAAAATTTAAAGGAATCTATTGAAGAATACAGGACATTCAGCCAGAGATTTTTATATGTTTTTGCTCAGGAAGAGGCTTCGGCCTTTGTAGATTATTTGAAAAATACGCCTTATAAACTTGCAGGTGTTATTGCGATAGCCGGTTCATTGAGAAGGAAGATGGAAACGGTGGGGGATATAGATATTGTTGCTTCGGTCAAGGAAAAAGACAAACAAGTCTTTACGGAAAGATTTGTAAATTACGATAAGGTTTTAAGGATTGAATCCACGGGAGAAACCAAAATCAGCGTTATTTTAAAAAGCGGCATCCATGTCGATTTGCGTATAGTTCAAGACGAGGATTTCGTGTATGCCCTTCACCACTTTACCGGCTCCAAGCTTCACAATGAGGAGCTAAGGACATTGGTAAAAAAAGACGGCTATAAAATAAACGAATACGGAATATTTAGAGATAGAGGCATTGACAATGCCTCCAATAAAGTTAAGGTTGCAAATGAAATCGAATTTTATAATGTGTTTGGAATGCAGTTTATTCCACCCGAATTAAGAGAAGGCACGGGCGAGATTGATGCCGCCTTGAGCCGCGGCATCCCCGAACTTGTCGAAGAAAAGGATTTGCAGGGTATTTTTCATGTTCATACCACATATACTGATGGAAAAGACAGCTTAGAGGATATGGTAAAAGCTTCCTTGAAAAACGGCTATAAATATGTCGGAATTTCGGATCATTCGGTTTCGGCGCATTACGCCAACGGGCTTGACAGGTCGAATTTAGGATCCCAAATTGAGTATATAGACAGGCTAAATGATAAATATAAGGGCAAAATTAAAATTTTCAAGGGAATAGAATCCGACATACTGGCGGACGGCGGTCTGGATTACGATGACGAAACGCTTTCCATGCTTGATTTCGTCATAGCGTCGGTTCACTCTAAATTTAATATGCCCGAAGCCCAGATGACGGAAAGAATCATAAATGCGGTTAAGAATCCATATACTACCATGATAGGGCACTTAACGGGGAGGCTGCTTTTGGAAAGAAAAGGGTATGCCGTGAATGTTTCAAAAGTATTGGATTACGCCTCAAAATATAGAACTATTATCGAGTTAAACGCCAATCCAAAGCGGCTTGACATCGATTGGAGACACATTAAAGAGGCAGTTTCAAAATCGGTGCTAATCGCGATAAATCCAGACGCCCACAATGTTTCAAGCATTTATTTTGCCGGTTACGGGGTAAATGCCGCCAGAAAGGGTTGGGCAAAAAAGGCGGATATTTTAAATACAAGAAGCGCAAGCGAAGTAATGAATATTTTTAAAGACATAAGGGATTACAAGCTTAAGTTAAGATGA
- a CDS encoding TraR/DksA family transcriptional regulator: protein MKRAIFKEIDASIKEGSSKDSSEYQGDNYDIASNERDRELSYMLGDRERKKVREIDNALLKIKEGTYGVCDECGEPISKKRLKVIPYSNLCINCQSRAEEEGKMQAADDYIENLRHLSLIDEDSTFKDPDE, encoded by the coding sequence ATGAAAAGGGCAATTTTTAAGGAGATAGATGCAAGCATTAAAGAGGGTTCGTCAAAAGATTCTTCCGAATACCAGGGGGATAACTATGATATTGCATCAAACGAAAGAGATCGTGAACTATCATATATGCTCGGGGATAGGGAAAGAAAAAAAGTAAGGGAAATAGATAATGCTCTTCTCAAAATAAAAGAAGGAACATACGGGGTTTGCGACGAATGCGGGGAGCCGATTTCAAAAAAAAGGCTGAAAGTAATTCCTTATTCTAATTTATGTATAAATTGCCAATCCCGCGCCGAAGAGGAAGGCAAGATGCAGGCGGCGGACGATTATATCGAAAATCTTAGGCACTTATCCCTGATAGATGAGGACAGCACATTTAAAGACCCTGATGAGTAA
- a CDS encoding hydroxymethylpyrimidine/phosphomethylpyrimidine kinase, with protein sequence MIKALSVAGFDGSGGAGITSDAKIFSRLKIFGLSAITAMTAQNPDNIYGIMPVSEGFFDMELKAVFDYFKVDAVKTGLIACEEQSLTLSKYLNKYTVKIVVIDPVHISTSNKRLIMKDSSYPDFLMPLFKLATVITPNIMEAELISGEKIDNLNGMKKAAKRIKENMPGIKNIIIKGSHINANLNKGKIYNIILDSGNHFFVNESERIELDKKIHGTGCAFSAALTAYLAKGLKIEEALVKTEMLVSKFIKGFKNIPDNSGDKHIYITGNI encoded by the coding sequence ATGATAAAGGCTTTATCGGTAGCGGGTTTTGACGGTTCGGGCGGGGCTGGAATAACATCGGATGCCAAAATATTTTCAAGGCTTAAAATATTTGGGCTGTCGGCAATAACCGCTATGACGGCGCAAAATCCCGATAACATCTACGGGATAATGCCGGTTTCGGAAGGTTTTTTCGATATGGAGCTTAAGGCCGTTTTTGATTATTTCAAAGTTGATGCCGTCAAAACAGGGCTTATAGCCTGTGAAGAGCAAAGCTTGACATTAAGCAAATACCTGAATAAATATACGGTCAAGATTGTCGTAATAGATCCCGTGCATATTTCAACCTCTAATAAAAGGCTTATAATGAAGGATAGCAGTTATCCCGATTTTTTAATGCCGTTATTTAAACTTGCAACGGTTATCACTCCGAATATCATGGAGGCGGAATTGATTTCAGGAGAAAAGATTGATAATTTAAACGGAATGAAAAAGGCGGCGAAAAGAATTAAAGAAAATATGCCGGGGATTAAGAACATTATAATAAAAGGGTCGCATATTAACGCAAATCTTAATAAAGGCAAAATATACAACATCATACTGGATTCGGGAAACCACTTTTTTGTTAACGAAAGCGAAAGAATTGAATTAGATAAAAAAATTCACGGCACAGGGTGCGCTTTTTCCGCAGCCTTAACGGCATATCTTGCGAAAGGTTTAAAAATAGAAGAGGCGCTTGTTAAAACGGAGATGCTAGTTTCCAAATTTATAAAGGGTTTCAAGAATATTCCCGATAACAGCGGGGATAAACATATTTATATTACGGGAAATATATAA
- the dgt gene encoding dNTP triphosphohydrolase, with the protein MESIRVYEYGYDNKKEGGIRTPYQIDRDRIIHSSAFRRLRNKTQVFGVFTLDYYRTRLTHSLEVSQIARSIASNMNKKYGLNIDIDLIEAISLAHDIGHPPFGHVGESIINEKLKGITDGECGFEANAQNIRILNFLEKKFYDKDKNKIYGLNPSLKTIDGILKYKLPYYLSDKSKHFIYDGDIFILERLHGKSFIEFIEKNFHYINKHENKNIKEEFFEASRCLECQILNAADDIAYATHDLEDGVESKLIGVDGRLKVKRYVKEGGFLAGDLAGIESGIDKFFNGLKDIFGSFNDNGRAAQTERSGTRRSPHHAGDNIYPAMCRIKIKTDLKEFFSRYISKFILNIDIEDREKYIGRGKNDLIKKIPLDFKNDSYKYNLIWKNEVNVEIKALKQISYRLVMENKDILLNRYKVKNIIEKLFCVFSDKNNLKLYPDDFQELYENGFYGGFGKNGFYVMCGDYISGMTDIYAVKLYSALFEAKSFPGISSSIES; encoded by the coding sequence ATGGAATCTATAAGAGTTTATGAATACGGCTATGACAATAAAAAAGAGGGCGGGATAAGAACGCCTTATCAAATAGACAGGGATAGAATAATCCACTCTAGCGCATTCAGGAGGCTTCGCAACAAGACTCAGGTTTTTGGGGTTTTTACTCTGGATTATTATAGAACAAGGCTTACGCATTCACTCGAGGTTTCCCAAATAGCCCGCTCCATTGCATCGAACATGAACAAAAAATACGGTTTAAATATAGATATAGACCTTATAGAGGCAATTTCCCTTGCCCACGATATAGGGCATCCCCCGTTTGGGCATGTGGGAGAATCTATTATAAATGAAAAACTAAAAGGAATTACCGATGGAGAGTGCGGTTTTGAGGCAAATGCCCAGAATATCAGAATACTTAATTTTCTCGAAAAAAAGTTTTACGACAAGGATAAAAATAAAATATATGGACTGAATCCGTCTCTAAAAACGATTGACGGAATATTAAAATATAAACTGCCCTATTATTTATCGGATAAATCGAAACATTTTATATACGACGGCGATATTTTTATACTGGAACGGCTCCACGGAAAAAGCTTTATAGAATTTATAGAAAAAAATTTTCATTATATAAATAAACATGAAAACAAAAATATTAAGGAAGAATTTTTTGAGGCTTCAAGATGCTTGGAATGCCAGATATTGAATGCCGCGGATGACATAGCGTATGCGACGCACGATTTAGAAGACGGGGTCGAGTCGAAACTTATAGGCGTAGATGGTCGTTTAAAAGTCAAAAGATATGTGAAGGAAGGCGGGTTTCTTGCCGGGGATTTAGCGGGAATAGAGTCCGGAATAGATAAATTTTTTAACGGCCTTAAGGATATATTTGGATCCTTTAACGATAACGGAAGGGCGGCGCAAACAGAACGGAGCGGAACCAGGCGGAGCCCGCATCATGCAGGTGATAACATATACCCCGCTATGTGTCGAATTAAAATAAAAACCGATTTAAAGGAATTTTTTTCAAGATACATATCTAAATTTATTTTAAACATAGATATAGAAGACAGGGAAAAATACATCGGCCGGGGCAAAAACGATTTAATTAAAAAAATCCCGCTCGATTTTAAAAACGACTCATATAAGTATAATCTTATCTGGAAAAATGAGGTTAATGTCGAGATCAAGGCGCTAAAACAAATTTCATACAGGCTTGTTATGGAAAACAAGGATATACTGTTAAACAGATATAAGGTTAAAAACATTATAGAAAAGTTATTTTGCGTATTTTCGGATAAAAACAATCTGAAGCTTTATCCCGACGATTTTCAGGAGTTATATGAAAATGGATTTTACGGCGGATTCGGAAAAAATGGATTTTATGTAATGTGCGGCGATTATATTAGCGGCATGACTGATATATATGCCGTTAAGCTGTACTCGGCGTTATTTGAAGCCAAGAGTTTTCCGGGTATTTCTTCTTCTATCGAATCGTAG
- a CDS encoding ABC transporter ATP-binding protein, with amino-acid sequence MEKEIILNVLNLSKHYKYYKSIFDIKRDVIKAVDDITFGVFRNEIFAVVGETGCGKSTLAKLITGLISKTSGDIYYDGELLDYKDKKKNFRKKIQIVFQDPYSSLNPKKKIYKIISYPAVKNNIIKKKDRSDFAASLLKNVGLDEEILYGYPHELSGGQRQRVGIARSLSVGPELLILDEPVSALDMSISAQVLNLLMDLQAHDKMSYIFITHDLKIVRHIADRVCVMYGGKIMEISPSADFFKEPAHPYSNILYNSMLPYKFKKQLNFTDLNGKNTASGLIGKEKGAEKGCAYFKKCYASKEICGKNEPPLKDVGDNRMASCFFPFTHQGL; translated from the coding sequence ATGGAAAAAGAAATAATCTTAAATGTCTTAAATCTCTCAAAACATTACAAATATTATAAGTCCATATTCGATATTAAAAGGGATGTTATTAAAGCGGTTGACGACATAACCTTCGGGGTATTTAGAAATGAGATTTTTGCGGTAGTCGGGGAAACGGGCTGCGGCAAATCCACCCTTGCTAAATTGATTACGGGTTTAATAAGCAAGACCTCCGGAGATATTTATTACGATGGAGAATTATTAGATTATAAAGATAAAAAGAAAAACTTTAGGAAAAAAATCCAAATAGTTTTTCAGGACCCCTATTCGTCGTTAAATCCAAAAAAAAAGATATATAAGATAATTTCTTATCCCGCCGTTAAGAACAATATTATCAAAAAAAAGGACAGGTCTGATTTTGCCGCATCTTTACTAAAGAATGTAGGATTGGATGAAGAAATCCTGTACGGCTATCCTCACGAATTATCGGGGGGGCAAAGGCAAAGGGTGGGAATAGCAAGAAGCCTTTCCGTAGGTCCGGAGCTTCTAATTCTCGATGAACCCGTATCCGCTCTCGATATGTCCATATCGGCGCAGGTTTTGAATCTTCTTATGGATTTACAGGCGCATGATAAGATGAGCTATATCTTTATAACCCATGATTTAAAGATAGTAAGGCATATTGCGGACAGGGTTTGCGTTATGTACGGCGGAAAAATAATGGAGATTTCACCGTCTGCGGATTTTTTTAAAGAACCTGCCCACCCTTATTCCAATATCCTTTATAATTCGATGCTGCCTTATAAGTTTAAAAAACAGTTAAATTTTACGGATTTAAACGGAAAAAACACGGCATCGGGTTTAATCGGCAAAGAAAAAGGGGCAGAAAAAGGATGCGCATATTTTAAAAAATGCTATGCTTCAAAAGAAATATGCGGGAAAAATGAACCGCCGTTAAAAGATGTCGGGGATAACAGGATGGCAAGCTGTTTTTTTCCGTTTACTCATCAGGGTCTTTAA
- a CDS encoding rubredoxin, whose protein sequence is MPKYQCDVCGYIYDPEVGDSVGGIEPGTPFEDLPDYWVCPICGADKTHFQHFTG, encoded by the coding sequence CTGCCTAAATATCAATGCGATGTTTGCGGATATATTTATGACCCCGAGGTTGGGGATTCCGTTGGGGGAATAGAACCTGGAACGCCGTTTGAAGATCTTCCCGACTACTGGGTTTGCCCTATTTGTGGCGCCGATAAGACCCATTTTCAACATTTTACGGGATAA